CAGCTAGAGCTTGAACAGCTTGAGCTGCTGCAGTTTGAACTCGAACAGCTGCTGCCGCTGTCATGATGGTGGTGACCTCCGTCGTGGTGATGATGACGGTTGTCTTCCCATGGACTTGAACAGCTATAGCCGCTGTACGAGGCTGTATCTCCCGCATAGATTGTCTTTTTGTATAGCAGCAGTTCATTCATATGGCTTGAAAAGTTGGTGGCTTTGTAGAGAGAATAAAAAACAAAGCCTTGAAGAAGAAGTTCGTTTGATACATTTCCTTTTTTAGCCGCTTTTTTAAAATAAGTTGATCCGCCCGTTTTTTTTCTTTTTCGTGCAGCAGTGACTTCTTCTTTTAATGTTTGAATCAAATGCCTCTGTTGTGTTTCCCATTTGCCGTTTCTTAAGAAATAGCGATCTAGTAATTCATCTTCTGATAACCTTTGAAAATCTTGAAGCGTACTTTTATCAAGCGGATGCTGAAAAAATTTCCCCCAAAGCAGTCGGCTGTTACCCGTTATGTCAAACAAATGAGCATACATCCAATCGAAGAACGCTCGCTTATCCGGCTGTGGGGATGGAGCTGTTTCTACATTTGGCTGGTGATGCAAAAAGCGGTTGAAAAAGTGTTCTGTAAAACGCTCATAATCTACTGTAAACATAATCATTTCATGCCATACTTCATCCACTTTTGCACTAAACATCGGTACGTCTTTGATGACTGCATTTAATAAAAAGTAGCGCTTCATCTCAAAAAACGTCCATTCCACTTCATCGTCTTTTGTATTTTTTCCTTTCATGCGCTGTTTCACTTGCTGAACATAGGCTGCCGGTAAAGAATCTTCTAGTGAATGAACAATATCTTCAAACCCTTGATTTTTATGTATTCCGAGATCATCTGGAAGCTCCTCTTTATACAAGCGAAATCTTCTCGATTTTACAATCCCTTTAATAATCAAAGCTAAAAGAATTACCGCTCCTACTATAATGGCTGCTATCATCTTCTTCCCCCTGTATCGTATCTATATATTCAATATTTTACCACATTCGTAAAACACAAAAAAAGAGCTCAATTAACTTGAGCTCTCGTCATCATCTGGTATCTCGTCTACCTTTTCTACTTTGACTAGACCTTTCGTGCTATATTCAAGATCAAAGTATGCTTTGACGATATCCCCTTTTTTCAAATTGCTTGGAATCGGTTCATTTAAATTTTTATCGGAAAATTTAATGCCCGTTCCTTCTTTTGTTGTTCCGCTGTATGTACCATTTTCGATTTTTTCAATAGTAATATAATACACTCGATATTTGTGCGCTTCCTCGTCGCCTTTCGCTTTTTCTTTAACGGTTTCTTGTTCAGGAAGCTTACTCAGTGTTTCTTGGGCCTGTCCAGAAGTCGGCTCTGCTGATCGATTTATGAATTGCATCACAACTAACACTAAACATATAACTACTAAAACTAATAATAATATCTTTTTTGCTGATAAAGACAATGAACTGTGCCTCCTTACACCTTTATGTATATCATGCTGCACACAAGAGATTATACACGATAAAGGATTAGAAATTGGAATAAATTCTATAAAAATAGTAAAAATATGAGAAAGTACCTAGAATTTTTTACGCTTTTCTGCACTTTTTTGAGATAGAAAAGAAATTTGGTACCTTATCCTTAAATTGTAACTGATTCACTTCATTTTCGGAAAGAGTTTTGCCCATTTTGTCGTAAAAAAGTCATAATAAGAAGGAATATCACACCATATTGTCGAACGTATGTATATACTTATAATGAACTGCCGAACTGCTTTTCTCTATCCTCATTGTTGAGGCAATATGGCAACTGAAACAGCTTGCTGTTAAATTCAGATTACACATTTATACTCAGGAGGTGGAATGCAAAATGATGTTTGCACTTATTGTTGTGGTTGGTATCGTAGCACTTGGCGTAGCTAGCTTCTACGTCATTAAGCGACCTCAAGGCGCTGTTGATCCTGAGGATCGCAAACCGCTTGTTTCTGTAAACGGGCATGTTAAATTTGCAGAAGGAATTAATCAAATTTCCATATCTAAAATTGACATGTACGATCAGCGTCTTGTTATCAATCAAGTAGCTATTATTCCATTTAACCGTATTCAACGAGCAGAATTTTCAAAGGTTGTCAAAAATGAAAAAGGCCTTCACGGAGCTCCTGTTCAACGCTATTTCGGTGAGTTAACCATTCATTTCACAGACAAGAACGGGCAAGAAACATACATTCGCTGTGAAACACCGAAAAAAAATCAATTTCACCTCATCTACCAGTACGATTTAATGAAAAGACAATTAAATAAGCGTCTTGGTCTTGAAGATCAGCAGCCTTACCTTACTCTCCAAGAACCATACGAACTATAAGAGAAAACCTCCCTTTTTTCACATATTATTTCACTTCCCTGTACATACTAGAAGCGAAACTGAAAATGGGAGGTCATTCCAATGGATTTCGTCCGTTTTTTGCAATATTTTTGTTCGATTACCGGCGCTCTATGCTTGGGGTTTACCTACTATCACATGTTCAAGCGTGACGCTCCGGTAAAAAAAGAAGAATCACAGCAAGGTGGAACTGAGTGAAGTTCGCCTGCCGTGATTCTTCTTTTTATTTATATATTATTTATTTTTAGCCCAACAATAATTTTTGGTAAGTACATTTTTAATAATATTCCGTAGCATACAAATAGAATTGTAGGAATAATAATGAATTTTGAAAAAAGTAAAAATGCAGTAATAGACAAAGTTATAAAAATAATAAGAAAAATAACTAAGTGTTTCATGCTAGACACCTTTTGGTTATTAATAATATCAGCGATACCAACTAATATCATTAAGAAACATATGTAATCTATTACACCTTGTATCAAATAATATTGTTTGACAACAGATTCAACAGTTGACATAGCAGACGTGAGATATAATAGCATAAATGAAACCACTACAGTTAATAAAGTCAACAGGAAAGGTATAAGCACAGGTGAAAGCATTGTTCTAAATAAGTGACCAAATGACCGAGATATACTTCTTTCACTTAAATAAGAGAAAGCATTAGGTTGGTTATATTTAAGGTTATTTCTCTCTGCACTCAATCTTTCGACGAATTCCTCGACTTTTTTCTTTTCTATTCCAGTACTGAAGCTTCCAACCTCCTTACTTAGATCATAAGATAAATACGGATAAGCAGCCTTTAAATTCTCTTCTAATTGAGTAAACTCTACTTCATTTATTAAGAATCTATTTAGTGCATACTCCAATTCTAATAAAATTGTTAATACCTCACTGTACTTTTCTCTTTTATAGTTTTCACTATTTAGTAATTGAGTTCTGAACTCTTTTTACAACCATGTTCCAATTAATGCTATTAATAAATAAGTAATCAATTGCACATAATTTTTGCCAAATAATTGGTCTACGCTATTTAAAACAATTTTTACTAATTCATTCATTTAACGTATTACTCTCCTCTTTACATTAAAAAAAACTTATAGCCACTTCTATAAATCGAGAAGTGGCTATAAGTTTATTACCTTGATTATTGTAGAGACTTCATAGATTAAACTGTTTATTAAAACGCCCAGTTCCCTTTTCTAAACACAGGCTCGCTTGTACCGTCAGCTTTAATGCCGTCGATGTCCATTTCAGCTGAGCCAATCATGAAGTCAACGTGGGTGATGCTGTCGTTGTAGAGTGGAAAATTAGGGTTCTGTGACCAATCCGTGACCACTGTGTGACCAAAAAATTTAGGCTCTTAAGCTTGTTGTTAAAGGTTTCCTTACTTATATTTATCAGCATAGCTTCCCCAACCTAAAGTTCCAATTATAGTATTTCTAATTTTTAAATTATAGTTGCAGAATTTTTTTCCTTAATAACTTCTGTAGCCCACTTATGCCACTTCAATAAAGCTAGTCCAGTACGAGTTTTAGAAGCGTCTTTCCACTCTTTATTTAAGAGTTTTGCTACCATTGTTCCTACTGCATTTGAGTTAGGTGCAGTCCCCTGTTCCTTAATATAGTGTACAATTAGTTGTATCGTTTGAGTTTCAATTATCTTTTCCGCTATAGTTAATTTATAGTCATCGTCTAAGTTAACTAATTTTATTGTGTCAATTTGTTTTATTGCTAGTCCAAGTGACTTTAGAACAGTAACTGCATTTCTTAAGCCCAACTTTTTTAATTCTTCTTCATTATCTATACCATGTTCAATTTTTGTAATTAACTCTAGAACCCTTTCCGCAGGAGCAGATCCTAAAAATGGGTGTATTCGAGCGTTGACAGCTATCCTACCATTAGGTATTAATATTTGTTTAGGCACAGGAGTCTTCTCTGACAAGTAAGTGATTTGTCCATGGCTAACTCTTATAATATTCAATCCTAAAAACCAGTTTATAACTCTATTTATATATACGCCAAATGTCTTTTGTGAAAATTGAGATTCTTTATAC
The genomic region above belongs to Priestia megaterium and contains:
- a CDS encoding glycine-rich domain-containing protein, translated to MIAAIIVGAVILLALIIKGIVKSRRFRLYKEELPDDLGIHKNQGFEDIVHSLEDSLPAAYVQQVKQRMKGKNTKDDEVEWTFFEMKRYFLLNAVIKDVPMFSAKVDEVWHEMIMFTVDYERFTEHFFNRFLHHQPNVETAPSPQPDKRAFFDWMYAHLFDITGNSRLLWGKFFQHPLDKSTLQDFQRLSEDELLDRYFLRNGKWETQQRHLIQTLKEEVTAARKRKKTGGSTYFKKAAKKGNVSNELLLQGFVFYSLYKATNFSSHMNELLLYKKTIYAGDTASYSGYSCSSPWEDNRHHHHDGGHHHHDSGSSCSSSNCSSSSCSSSSCGSGCSSS